In a single window of the Ooceraea biroi isolate clonal line C1 chromosome 8, Obir_v5.4, whole genome shotgun sequence genome:
- the LOC109610993 gene encoding probable GPI-anchored adhesin-like protein PGA55 yields MPAAIFYRRNPTARRENVNTQPQTTESANRLTIKPAVTIGNSIMEAFPEEAQVEQFSSSIPQNTLAYLTRITPKSKSNQHNSSLQQEWEYVQLDKSLKRKSGMKNYTNDATIYYSTTDRTLRNLTDQSQIFSSFDDVVRSLILKHNTSLKDNRNTVERFLQPANDHDNGTRKTNSSIANTSKFDYTTETFNVSTSNITKVNSFSNSKKRKNNTKRKNSKTKNRDIKTRNNTSSNKEAKKKSSDAYNTNATKSKSRKRHQKVGRKIVTKINNSSKNNTDLNNIKRKHRFENVTTEVMKSAYEEMLSTESNFLTTQQELTTVTQQINDSIYGSDSEVAPALHRNNLTTSEVLNETIYMTTSETTINMVNDTNVARNSSVKNSNRRNRTISKKNPSKSPRRKHGSTNQKHYDEYSSSTTTMRTTTEFGNDVIDKTDAAVKDTTSKNIYAARGTLNVGERNTQEKYIKTKSSDLATKKDYFLRMIKKHHNFLNYYNKYNFTVSKIPIPVTESSKKIKKDVLVNTTYDPTQEPILFAPEIFVTEPETAEIKKINYSLIKIESLPYESHSPNVELTRYIPTSNQVFESIDKISKNLSNSSYTSIQRNPDRSKGDCSPNKMHKQSKLSRKFHENNESLTTIKTNNSIDSGLISSDEEFDSTTADNCTYSLSEETRESRETLEEESKNDFDVFLNWSKPSSTTTSNPEIVTQLSENGTKRNNGRRRNSRRRNDHKNNRSKNRQKNHDADRKKKHTTVRWQTVETTSVDYGNDYSPESRDSSRNDPRYDKADDGQNRRTGRSDWFTTNETTTEYFKMKSSGVDESVTEHLAKDSTRELQSEGTTNVNLIADSTTSHLSTASDGKSLRKSKVRITTTTESSWFDSFWSSNNEETPDEESIDNKDVTSFPVTSSSTEKEETKETRYYSVSPSNDFTSTYDESNKKFPLVSTTSSWKVVSKEDDETNDEERSITYSTIKSQESNERGTTDKLISNERSNENSEEALWDWFESWDWEAVTHSAIEGITHDTISDLDSEEEENGDEKTSSEEDNEIENGVTSATEDYETEHCDKNQHACDKYTCIDEDKVCDGTADCPNSSDEIDCQYIDFKRREHMNGEIGKPDYSKDLEVTSSDECSPYEHPCDGGCINALSVCDGEKDCLDGTDEENCTNLEGTPCTGSNISWVVASCSSFLLYKVSRLGQIKSGYIRRETSSERDVVSGSIYHLLLYRKWL; encoded by the coding sequence ATGCCAGCCGCAATTTTCTATAGAAGAAATCCTACAGCACGTCGAGAGAATGTGAATACGCAACCCCAAACGACAGAAAGCGCCAATCGACTTACCATTAAGCCAGCAGTGACAATCGGTAATTCGATCATGGAAGCATTTCCGGAAGAAGCTCAAGTAGAACAATTCTCAAGTTCCATACCGCAGAATACTTTGGCATATTTGACAAGAATTACACCCAAATCGAAAAGTAACCAGCACAACTCGTCCCTGCAACAGGAGTGGGAGTACGTACAACTCGACAAATCTCTGAAAAGAAAATCTGGCATGAAGAATTATACGAACGATGccacaatttattattcgacGACCGATCGCACTTTGCGAAATTTAACTGACCAGTCTCAAATATTTAGTTCTTTTGATGACGTCGTAAGATCCTTGATATTGAAGCATAACACTTCATTGAAAGACAACCGAAATACAGTCGAAAGATTTTTACAACCTGCCAATGATCATGATAATGGCACGCGGAAAACGAATAGTAGCATAGCAAATACCAGCAAGTTTGATTATACGACGGAAACATTTAATGTATCCACTTCAAACATAACAAAAGTTAATTCTTTCTCTAAttctaaaaagagaaaaaataatacgaaaagaaaaaattctaaaaCGAAAAATCGAGATATTAAAACCAGAAATAATACTTCCTCGAataaagaagcgaaaaagaagagCAGTGACGCATATAACACTAAtgcaacaaaatcgaaatcGAGGAAAAGGCACCAGAAAGTTGGTAGAAAAATAGTGACAAAAATTAACAACTCGAGCAAAAATAATACtgatcttaataatataaaaaggaaaCATCGCTTCGAAAATGTCACAACAGAAGTTATGAAAAGTGCCTATGAGGAGATGCTTAGCacggaaagtaattttttaacgaCTCAACAAGAGCTAACCACTGTTACTCAACAGATCAATGATTCGATTTATGGATCCGATAGCGAAGTAGCACCTGCATTGCatcgaaataatttaacgACTAGTGAGGTTTTGAATGAGACAATTTACATGACAACTTCTGAAACAACGATAAATATGGTAAACGACACTAATGTTGCAAGGAATTCTAGCGTGAAAAATTCAAATCGCAGAAACAGAacaatttctaaaaaaaatcCGTCTAAAAGTCCACGCAGAAAGCATGGCTCCACTAATCAGAAACATTATGATGAATATTCTTCATCTACCACTACAATGAGAACGACAACAGAATTTGGAAATGATGTAATTGATAAAACTGACGCTGCTGTAAAAGATACCacttcgaaaaatatttatgcagcACGCGGAACTTTAAATGTTGGAGAAAGAAATACACAAGAAAAATACATCAAAACGAAAAGTAGCGATTTGGCCACTAAGAAAGACTACTTTTTGCGCATGATAAAGAaacatcataattttttaaattattataataaatataactttacAGTATCTAAAATACCAATCCCTGTAACTGAGAGctccaaaaaaattaaaaaggatGTTCTGGTGAACACAACATATGATCCAACGCAGGAACCCATTCTATTTGCTCCTGAAATATTTGTTACGGAACCTGAGACAgcagagataaaaaaaatcaattattccTTGATAAAAATAGAGAGCTTGCCGTATGAATCTCATTCTCCAAATGTAGAACTGACTCGGTATATCCCAACAAGTAACCAAGTCTTTGAGAGtatcgataaaatatcaaaaaatctTTCGAATTCGAGTTATACATCAATCCAGCGAAACCCCGATCGAAGCAAAGGAGATTGTAGTCCAAATAAGATGCATAAGCAATCAAAGCTCTCtagaaaatttcatgaaaataacGAAAGCTTGACGACAATAAAGACCAACAACAGTATAGATTCTGGATTAATAAGTTCCGATGAAGAGTTCGATTCAACAACTGCAGATAATTGCACGTATTCTCTGTCAGAGGAAACGCGAGAATCCAGGGAGACTCTGGAAGAAGAATCAAAAAATGATTTCGACGTGTTCTTAAACTGGTCGAAACCATCGTCGACCACAACGAGCAACCCAGAAATCGTCACGCAGTTAAGCGAAAACGGAACCAAAAGGAACAACGGGCGCAGGCGCAATAGCCGTCGTCGTAATGATCATAAGAACAACAGATCCAAGAACCGGCAGAAAAATCACGATGCAGATCGTAAGAAGAAACACACCACCGTACGTTGGCAGACCGTCGAGACGACGAGTGTCGATTACGGCAACGATTATAGTCCAGAGTCAAGAGACTCTTCTCGTAATGATCCACGGTACGACAAAGCTGACGATGGTCAGAATAGAAGAACTGGTAGGAGCGACTGGTTTACCACTAATGAAACTACAACGGAATACTTTAAGATGAAATCCTCTGGCGTTGATGAATCCGTCACTGAACATCTTGCAAAAGACAGTACTCGAGAACTTCAATCTGAAGGAACAACGAATGTGAATCTCATCGCTGATAGTACTACGTCTCATTTATCAACGGCGTCCGATGGAAAAAGTCTCAGAAAATCTAAAGTGAGGATTACAACTACCACTGAAAGTAGCTGGTTTGACAGTTTCTGGTCAAGCAATAATGAAGAAACACCTGACGAAGAATCGATTGACAATAAAGATGTTACATCGTTTCCAGTTACTAGCAGTTCTacagaaaaagaggaaactaaAGAAACGAGATATTACAGTGTCTCTCCCAGCAATGATTTCACTTCCACGTATGACGAATCCAACAAAAAATTCCCGTTGGTCAGTACTACGTCATCTTGGAAAGTAGTCAGTAAAGAGGATGACGAGACGAATGACGAAGAAAGAAGCATAACGTACAGCACGATCAAGAGCCAAGAAAGTAACGAGAGAGGCACAACAGATAAATTAATCTCGAATGAGAGAAGCAACGAGAATAGCGAAGAAGCTCTTTGGGATTGGTTCGAGTCTTGGGATTGGGAGGCTGTTACGCATTCTGCAATAGAAGGTATTACGCACGATACAATCTCGGATCTCGATagtgaagaggaagaaaacggAGACGAGAAGACGTCGTCTGAGGAGGACAACGAGATCGAAAACGGCGTCACATCGGCCACCGAGGATTACGAGACTGAACATTGCGATAAGAATCAGCACGCATGCGATAAGTACACGTGCATCGACGAGGACAAAGTCTGCGACGGCACGGCAGACTGTCCCAATTCGAGCGACGAGATCGACTGCCAGTACATAGACTTCAAAAGAAGGGAGCATATGAACGGAGAAATTGGAAAGCCTGACTACTCAAAGGATCTTGAAGTCACGTCGTCCGACGAATGCAGCCCTTACGAGCATCCTTGCGACGGCGGATGCATAAACGCCCTGAGCGTCTGCGACGGTGAGAAGGACTGCCTGGACGGTACTGACGAAGAGAATTGCACAAACTTGGAAGGTACACCCTGCACAGGAAGTAATATCTCCTGGGTGGTCGCGTCCTGTTCTTCGTTTCTGCTGTACAAAGTTTCTCGCCTGGGACAGATCAAGAGCGGATACATACGTCGCGAAACCTCAAGCGAACGCGACGTCGTTTCGGGCTCGATCTATCATCTTCTGCTGTACAGAAAATGGCTTTGA